One Deinococcus grandis DNA window includes the following coding sequences:
- a CDS encoding ABC transporter permease — MTVTLPARTTRTRLPWGALLWPALLLLCLLPGILPALINPLNLGEVGAFDPPLWRLTLTHLGLVALSGVVVLALGLPLAVAVTRPGWDAPRQLAETLVGLGQTVPTFAILALAVPALGFGWAPTLLGLIVYGLVPVVSNAVLGLSGVDRGVLDAARGMGMTAWQRLWRVELPLARPVILAGLRTSVVYNVGTATVGAALGAGGLGEPIINGLSQQNTALVLCGALLSALLALTLDAWLGLIERRAGQMS, encoded by the coding sequence GTGACCGTGACCCTGCCCGCCCGGACGACCCGGACGCGACTACCGTGGGGGGCGCTGCTGTGGCCTGCCCTGCTGCTGCTGTGCCTGCTGCCGGGTATCCTCCCGGCGCTGATCAACCCGTTGAACCTGGGCGAGGTGGGGGCCTTCGATCCCCCGCTGTGGCGCCTGACCCTGACGCACCTGGGCCTGGTCGCGCTGTCCGGCGTGGTGGTCCTGGCGCTGGGATTGCCACTGGCGGTCGCCGTGACCCGTCCCGGCTGGGACGCCCCCCGCCAGCTCGCCGAGACGCTCGTGGGCCTGGGGCAGACCGTGCCGACCTTCGCGATCCTGGCACTGGCGGTGCCCGCGCTCGGTTTCGGCTGGGCACCCACCCTGCTGGGCCTGATCGTGTACGGCCTCGTGCCGGTCGTCAGCAACGCGGTGCTGGGCCTGAGCGGCGTGGACCGGGGCGTGCTGGACGCCGCGCGCGGCATGGGCATGACCGCGTGGCAGCGCCTGTGGCGCGTGGAACTGCCCCTGGCCCGGCCCGTGATCCTGGCGGGCCTGCGCACCAGCGTCGTGTACAACGTGGGCACCGCCACGGTGGGCGCGGCATTAGGCGCGGGTGGGTTGGGTGAACCAATCATTAACGGTCTGTCGCAGCAGAACACGGCCCTGGTGCTGTGCGGCGCGCTGCTTTCTGCGCTCCTGGCGCTGACATTGGACGCGTGGCTGGGCCTGATCGAACGCCGGGCGGGACAGATGTCATGA
- a CDS encoding CarD family transcriptional regulator codes for MKQTAFEPGDRVVLPPYGIGVVSSVCLRPVAGEDQAYYQVDFPNTASRAFVPVASPDIAGMRAALTARDMPALLDSLKTSRLNLPRQWAARHRRVTEILVSGNPFELAILTCELRRWNVERGLPDLDRQAFRRAIKLLEQEVSGLQDDGAQDVQQLLVHAWNETPQTVAAD; via the coding sequence TTGAAGCAGACCGCCTTTGAACCCGGTGACCGCGTCGTCCTTCCGCCCTACGGTATCGGGGTGGTGAGCAGCGTCTGCCTGCGCCCCGTCGCCGGGGAAGATCAGGCCTACTACCAGGTGGACTTCCCGAACACCGCCAGCCGCGCCTTCGTCCCCGTCGCGTCCCCGGACATCGCCGGGATGCGCGCCGCCCTCACCGCCCGCGACATGCCCGCCCTGCTGGACTCGCTGAAGACCAGCCGTCTGAACCTGCCCCGCCAATGGGCCGCGCGGCACCGCCGCGTGACCGAGATCCTGGTCAGCGGCAACCCCTTCGAACTGGCGATCCTGACCTGCGAACTGCGCCGCTGGAACGTCGAGCGGGGCCTGCCCGACCTGGACCGGCAGGCGTTCCGCCGCGCGATCAAGCTGCTGGAGCAGGAAGTCAGTGGCCTTCAGGACGACGGAGCACAGGACGTGCAGCAACTCCTCGTGCACGCCTGGAACGAGACGCCGCAGACCGTCGCGGCTGACTGA